In one window of Salvia splendens isolate huo1 unplaced genomic scaffold, SspV2 ctg940, whole genome shotgun sequence DNA:
- the LOC121791856 gene encoding B3 domain-containing protein Os03g0622100-like produces the protein MAKSTDNSYMEGDVIPEYCSYMDEDDAPEFFTVLTIEEQSKMIFPRSFQTQYSVKLGPICTLEDKSNKKIWETKVKTLSDGRICLKHGWEQFHKDHNLRAGDFLTFHMISPNHFFVKMYDATGCAKEIQQQSGSFGQETDDASSSQPIASPSFKSAMTISN, from the exons ATGGCTAAATCAACAGACAACTCATACATGGAGGGGGATGTGATTCCAGAATACTGCTCTTACATGGATGAGGACGACGCTCCGGAGTTCTTCACAGTATTAACCATTGAAGAACAATCGAAGATG ATCTTTCCAAGAAGCTTCCAAACACAATATTCAGTTAAGCTCGGACCAATTTGCACACTTGAAGACAAATCCAACAAAAAAATTTGGGAAACAAAAGTCAAAACACTTTCAGATGGAAGAATATGCTTGAAACATGGTTGGGAGCAATTCCACAAGGATCACAACTTGAGAGCTGGAGACTTCTTGACTTTCCATATGATTTCACCCAATCATTTCTTTGTGAAAATGTATGATGCTACGGGATGTGCTAAGGAAATCCAACAACAATCGG GTTCATTTGGCCAAGAAACCGACGACGCATCGTCTTCACAACCTATTGCTTCACCTTCTTTCAAATCAGCCATGACAATATCAAACTGA